The Rhodothermales bacterium genome window below encodes:
- a CDS encoding VIT domain-containing protein, whose translation MSFRPIALALFTLVFVRAGMAQGLIVGPDYQFTPISLTEHTVDAAIDEQIAVVTVSHTFKNTSRGVIEGTFLFPLPKDAQVSRFSMDVDGKELAGELLAADEARSIYEAIVRKNIDPALLEMVDHRTFRASVFPIPPGQQRTITLRYDATLPAEGATVTFSYPLQGQLGARGPGRIPMPRPMPMREDRPAPPERPDEPATTHTLITAKIRSEKGIGTVYSPSHEVDIARPNSRRAEVRYDREGERDGRDFVLYISRDNAEVGATLLAHRPYRDKAGYFMLMLTPSVDLSAGAVQPRDIVFVLDTSGSMAGDKIAQARDALKYCVQRLGAQDRFGIVAFSSDVDAFRETLMPASSKEDALFFIDQLEARGGTNIDAALKTALGQLDDSRRGMIVFLTDGLPSAGETNEEAIRKNIQGANGHEVSVFAFGVGYDVNTRLLDGLAAESGAFADYISPEENIEERVGGFYDKVRFPVMTDLKLTIDGADTYAVSPGQLANLYKNGQLIVAGRYRKPGAAKVQLTGMLNGREQTFRYGFDLPASERDRDFVARLWAQRRVGMLLEEIRMHGENAELKDEVIALAKEFGIVTPYTSYLVTEDEMMAVDQMMPPPGAPRPVSSRQARPGMPSADAGFNQTSGEAAVQMSKSIRSMQEAEVAAPAEVGATQANIQGRTLVLDADGVWRDTEFDADTHKPVAIAFGSETYFRLLKTYPDTLPFAQLGGKVVFKLGDRFVSIEESGETLDDAAMTRLFG comes from the coding sequence ATGTCCTTTCGCCCGATCGCACTCGCCCTGTTCACCCTCGTCTTCGTCCGCGCCGGCATGGCGCAGGGCCTGATCGTCGGTCCCGACTATCAATTCACCCCGATCTCGCTGACCGAACATACGGTGGATGCGGCCATCGACGAGCAGATCGCCGTCGTAACCGTCAGCCATACCTTCAAGAACACCTCCCGCGGCGTCATCGAGGGCACCTTCCTCTTCCCCCTGCCCAAGGATGCCCAGGTGTCGCGCTTCTCGATGGACGTGGACGGCAAGGAGCTCGCCGGCGAACTCCTCGCGGCCGACGAGGCGCGGTCTATCTACGAAGCCATCGTCCGAAAAAACATCGACCCCGCGCTCCTGGAGATGGTCGACCACCGCACGTTTCGGGCGAGCGTTTTCCCGATCCCGCCGGGGCAGCAGCGCACCATCACGCTGCGCTACGACGCCACCCTGCCGGCCGAAGGCGCTACCGTCACGTTTTCCTACCCACTCCAGGGCCAGCTCGGCGCCCGCGGTCCAGGCCGCATCCCCATGCCCCGACCGATGCCCATGCGCGAGGATCGCCCCGCGCCGCCGGAGCGGCCGGATGAGCCCGCCACCACCCACACCCTGATCACGGCGAAGATCCGGAGCGAAAAGGGAATCGGAACGGTGTATTCCCCCTCGCACGAGGTCGACATCGCGCGCCCGAACAGCCGGCGCGCCGAGGTCCGCTACGACCGGGAAGGTGAACGCGACGGCCGGGATTTTGTCCTCTACATCAGCCGCGACAACGCCGAGGTCGGCGCCACCCTGCTTGCGCACCGGCCCTACCGCGACAAGGCGGGGTATTTCATGCTCATGCTCACCCCCAGCGTCGACCTCTCGGCCGGCGCGGTGCAGCCCCGGGACATCGTCTTCGTGCTCGACACGTCGGGCAGCATGGCCGGCGACAAAATCGCGCAGGCCCGCGACGCCCTGAAATACTGCGTCCAGCGCCTCGGCGCGCAGGACCGGTTCGGCATCGTGGCGTTCAGCTCGGATGTCGACGCCTTCCGCGAAACCCTGATGCCGGCCTCATCGAAGGAAGACGCCCTGTTTTTCATCGACCAGCTTGAAGCCCGCGGCGGGACCAACATCGATGCCGCCCTGAAGACGGCGCTCGGCCAGCTGGACGACAGCCGGCGCGGCATGATCGTCTTTCTCACCGACGGCCTGCCTTCCGCCGGCGAAACGAACGAAGAGGCCATCCGAAAGAACATTCAGGGCGCCAACGGCCACGAGGTGAGCGTCTTCGCCTTCGGCGTCGGCTACGACGTCAACACCCGCCTGCTCGACGGCCTCGCGGCCGAATCGGGCGCCTTCGCGGATTACATCTCGCCCGAGGAGAACATCGAGGAACGGGTGGGCGGATTCTACGACAAAGTTCGTTTCCCCGTGATGACGGACCTGAAGCTGACGATCGACGGAGCTGACACGTATGCCGTCAGCCCGGGCCAGCTTGCGAACCTCTACAAAAACGGCCAGCTCATCGTCGCCGGCCGATACCGGAAGCCGGGGGCGGCAAAAGTCCAGCTCACCGGCATGCTGAACGGCCGGGAGCAGACGTTCCGCTACGGGTTCGACCTGCCGGCTTCGGAACGCGACCGCGATTTCGTCGCCCGCCTCTGGGCCCAGCGACGCGTCGGCATGCTGCTCGAGGAGATCCGGATGCATGGCGAAAATGCCGAACTGAAAGACGAGGTCATCGCCCTCGCGAAGGAATTCGGCATCGTCACACCCTATACCTCGTATCTGGTGACGGAGGACGAGATGATGGCCGTCGATCAGATGATGCCGCCGCCGGGCGCGCCACGGCCGGTATCCTCGAGGCAGGCCCGTCCGGGCATGCCGAGCGCGGACGCGGGCTTCAACCAGACCTCGGGCGAGGCAGCCGTGCAGATGAGCAAATCGATCCGATCGATGCAGGAGGCGGAGGTCGCCGCGCCGGCGGAAGTCGGGGCTACGCAGGCAAACATCCAGGGCCGGACGCTCGTCCTCGATGCCGACGGGGTATGGCGGGATACCGAATTCGATGCCGACACGCACAAACCCGTCGCCATTGCATTTGGCTCGGAGACGTATTTCCGCCTGCTGAAGACGTATCCGGATACCCTGCCCTTCGCACAGCTCGGCGGGAAAGTCGTTTTTAAACTTGGCGACCGCTTTGTCTCCATTGAGGAATCGGGGGAAACCCTGGACGATGCGGCCATGACGCGGCTTTTCGGCTGA
- a CDS encoding BlaI/MecI/CopY family transcriptional regulator, producing the protein MTTDSSLPRPTDAELAILHVLWERGASTVREVHEALEATQSTGYTTVLKLMQIMHGKGLVTRDDAAKAHVYAAAIPEETIQRNLLESLLDRAFQGSAEKLVLRALSIKPSTPEELAAIRALLDKLEDNV; encoded by the coding sequence GTGACCACCGATTCATCCCTACCCCGCCCCACCGATGCCGAGCTGGCGATTCTCCACGTGTTGTGGGAACGCGGCGCCAGCACCGTGCGCGAGGTGCACGAGGCGCTCGAAGCCACCCAGAGCACGGGATACACCACCGTGCTCAAGCTGATGCAGATCATGCACGGCAAGGGTCTCGTCACCCGCGACGACGCGGCAAAAGCGCACGTCTACGCCGCGGCGATCCCCGAGGAAACGATCCAGCGCAACCTGCTGGAATCGCTGCTCGACCGCGCCTTCCAGGGCTCCGCGGAGAAGCTCGTGCTTCGCGCCCTATCCATCAAACCCAGCACCCCGGAGGAACTGGCGGCGATACGCGCCCTCCTCGACAAACTGGAGGACAACGTATGA
- a CDS encoding M23/M56 family metallopeptidase, with protein MNPTFVTVAGEALLHSLWQGAFIAGALALALRLMRGASPNARYLVSWAALTAMVALPVWTAWPSGSGGTDGLGGAELLTPARSSDHIVPQVLPDQMAQSAATGFAVSPLLVALWLIGVLVMSFRLALGWREVHRMRRLPGRPLDAGLAEAVDRLMRSLGITHRVRILATDRAGEPMLIGWLKPVIMIPAALLAGMPPAHVEAILAHELAHIRRHDYLFAVLQSILEAVLFYHPAAWWISGRIREERERACDDLAVAAIASRSTYVRALAGLEERRVASLRLALPAGGGSLVGRIQRLVEPPAPDRLRSASGIVLAIAIVAVSSFIAVACIDAREAPGVTSSTVIHDALGFQINLPENWQAGSFNEIDGAFWSQLYWAPDHQQFVQIEEYSDLPDYQRREWFTGSDLRRIARFDAIHRTSLTQLGLDAYDASAFTFRDDSTNGYAIWIEAMERYYLVTAGGMTSHVDDLTLRKTIGSLNFIERQPLVIDIPSLHPLGDTTRVVSGFGMRFHPVLKIERFHRGVDFAAPAGKPVYATADGIVKSAETAEGYGQIIRIAHEEGYETWYAQLSQQRVAQGDTVRAGQQIGAAGSSGLSTAPHLHYEVHKNGKPVDPIDYLP; from the coding sequence ATGAATCCCACGTTCGTAACCGTCGCCGGCGAGGCGCTGCTGCACTCGCTCTGGCAGGGCGCCTTCATCGCCGGCGCGCTGGCCCTTGCGCTTCGCCTCATGCGCGGCGCCTCGCCCAACGCCCGCTACCTCGTTTCCTGGGCCGCACTGACAGCGATGGTCGCCCTGCCCGTATGGACGGCGTGGCCCTCGGGTTCTGGTGGAACGGACGGACTCGGAGGAGCAGAACTACTGACGCCGGCACGTAGCTCAGATCATATAGTGCCGCAGGTTCTCCCCGATCAGATGGCTCAGTCGGCGGCAACCGGCTTTGCGGTGTCTCCTTTGCTGGTGGCGCTCTGGTTAATAGGCGTTTTAGTAATGAGCTTCAGACTGGCGCTCGGCTGGCGAGAGGTCCATCGTATGCGCCGGCTCCCCGGTCGTCCCCTCGACGCCGGCCTGGCTGAGGCCGTCGACCGCCTGATGCGGAGCCTCGGCATCACCCATCGCGTGAGGATCCTCGCGACCGACCGCGCCGGCGAGCCGATGCTCATCGGGTGGCTCAAACCCGTCATCATGATCCCGGCCGCACTGCTCGCCGGCATGCCGCCGGCGCACGTCGAGGCCATCCTCGCGCACGAGCTGGCGCACATCCGCCGGCACGACTACCTCTTCGCCGTGCTCCAGTCCATCCTCGAAGCCGTGCTGTTTTATCATCCGGCCGCCTGGTGGATCTCGGGCCGCATCCGCGAGGAGCGCGAGCGCGCCTGCGACGACCTGGCCGTGGCGGCGATCGCCAGCCGATCGACCTATGTCCGCGCCCTGGCCGGACTGGAGGAACGCCGGGTGGCGTCGCTCCGGCTGGCCCTGCCGGCCGGCGGTGGATCGCTCGTCGGGCGTATCCAGCGGCTGGTGGAGCCGCCGGCGCCGGATCGGTTGCGCTCGGCATCGGGCATTGTGCTGGCCATTGCGATCGTGGCGGTCAGCAGTTTCATTGCGGTGGCGTGCATCGATGCGCGGGAAGCACCGGGGGTAACATCCAGCACGGTCATTCACGATGCGCTGGGTTTTCAAATCAACCTGCCGGAGAACTGGCAAGCCGGCAGCTTCAACGAAATCGACGGCGCATTCTGGTCGCAGCTTTATTGGGCTCCCGATCATCAGCAGTTCGTACAGATAGAGGAGTATTCGGACCTGCCGGATTACCAGCGCAGGGAATGGTTCACTGGGTCGGATCTGCGTCGGATCGCACGTTTTGACGCCATCCACCGCACGTCGCTGACACAGCTGGGATTGGATGCGTACGACGCAAGCGCTTTCACATTCAGGGATGACAGCACGAACGGATATGCGATCTGGATTGAGGCGATGGAGCGGTACTACCTCGTCACAGCCGGCGGCATGACATCGCATGTCGACGACCTCACACTGCGCAAAACAATCGGCTCGCTGAATTTTATCGAACGTCAACCCCTCGTCATTGACATCCCATCCCTGCACCCGCTCGGCGACACGACGCGTGTAGTATCCGGTTTCGGGATGCGCTTCCATCCCGTGCTGAAGATCGAACGGTTTCACCGGGGCGTCGACTTCGCGGCGCCGGCGGGTAAACCCGTCTACGCAACGGCTGACGGCATCGTCAAATCGGCTGAGACCGCCGAGGGGTATGGCCAGATCATCCGTATCGCGCACGAGGAAGGCTACGAAACCTGGTATGCCCAGCTTTCGCAACAGCGCGTTGCGCAAGGCGATACCGTCCGCGCCGGCCAGCAGATCGGTGCGGCGGGCAGCTCAGGCCTATCGACCGCTCCACACCTCCACTACGAAGTCCATAAAAACGGCAAACCGGTCGACCCGATCGACTATTTGCCCTGA
- a CDS encoding M56 family metallopeptidase, which translates to MTALLHHPFVDLLGAILVHSLWQGALIAGILAIALRLLRRTSPQRRYLVCWVAFVALIVVPVLTSLPLSAGQPAGGQGGLRLVDTVNGGEVGATMPAVAAAQLADAGFDVALRPVLAALWLIGVLGMSIRLALGWNGVYRMRRLYSESLDAGLTAAVNRLMRSLGITRRVRIIATDRAGEPMLIGWLKPVILIPAALLAGMPPAHVEAILAHELAHIRRHDYLFAVLQSILEAVLFYHPAAWWISGRIREERERACDDLAVAAIASRSTYVRALAGLEERRVASLRLALPAGGGSLVARIQRLVEPPAPDRLRSTTGLALTAAMMVLCGALVAACSDKTLPGEPLVETLAALPDELGTMVRQADIEGTITYLHDRREAGDPEAYRLLVDAFAAAKDADLRQNMVFVFAHINTPAGDRELIRIAETDSDEQVQMNAIRAIGERIPLDMERVQYRRFSYQYDAYTVTMDYPEMPVEQIEAIQLELRRIAAGPNFNEIQRQSAIGALAYRNDEDALLRTILSSNAPERVKSAAIRGLAKPLDKPGLYVDLMQEFGSESRLLNRMDVASETPATQDGLATVLAYFSDASIPGQDLEGLFGQYFQYLPHLASPSDWPALRSRVLQERQQYASDTPQARVLDLALERRD; encoded by the coding sequence ATGACGGCACTACTCCATCATCCGTTCGTCGATCTGCTCGGCGCCATCCTGGTCCACTCGCTCTGGCAGGGCGCACTCATCGCCGGCATCCTGGCCATCGCGTTGCGCCTGCTGCGACGCACTTCGCCACAGCGTAGATACCTCGTTTGCTGGGTGGCTTTTGTGGCGCTCATCGTGGTGCCGGTATTAACCAGCTTGCCACTGTCGGCGGGGCAGCCCGCGGGTGGACAAGGGGGACTCCGGCTGGTGGACACGGTAAACGGGGGTGAGGTTGGTGCTACGATGCCTGCGGTTGCGGCTGCACAGTTGGCCGATGCGGGCTTCGACGTTGCGCTGAGGCCGGTTCTTGCGGCGTTATGGCTGATCGGTGTGCTGGGCATGAGCATCCGCCTTGCGCTGGGCTGGAACGGGGTATATCGGATGCGCCGGCTGTATAGTGAGTCGCTGGATGCCGGCCTGACCGCCGCCGTCAACCGCCTGATGCGGAGCCTCGGCATCACCCGGCGCGTGCGGATCATCGCGACCGACCGCGCCGGCGAGCCGATGCTCATCGGGTGGCTGAAACCCGTCATCCTGATCCCGGCCGCACTGCTCGCCGGCATGCCGCCGGCGCACGTCGAGGCCATCCTCGCGCACGAACTGGCGCACATCCGCCGGCACGACTACCTCTTCGCCGTGCTCCAGTCCATCCTCGAAGCCGTGCTGTTTTATCATCCGGCCGCCTGGTGGATCTCGGGCCGCATCCGCGAGGAGCGCGAGCGCGCCTGCGACGACCTGGCCGTGGCGGCCATTGCGAGCCGGTCGACCTATGTCCGCGCCCTGGCCGGATTGGAGGAACGCCGGGTGGCGTCGCTCCGGCTGGCCTTGCCGGCCGGCGGGGGATCGCTCGTCGCGCGCATCCAGCGGCTGGTGGAGCCGCCGGCGCCCGACCGGCTGCGCTCGACGACCGGCCTCGCCCTGACGGCCGCCATGATGGTGCTCTGCGGTGCGCTCGTCGCGGCCTGCTCGGACAAGACCCTGCCCGGCGAGCCGCTCGTCGAGACCCTCGCCGCCCTGCCCGATGAACTGGGGACAATGGTCCGCCAGGCCGACATCGAGGGGACGATCACGTACCTGCACGACCGGCGTGAAGCCGGCGACCCGGAGGCGTATCGACTGCTGGTGGACGCGTTTGCCGCGGCGAAAGACGCCGATCTGCGCCAGAACATGGTGTTCGTCTTCGCGCACATCAACACGCCGGCAGGGGATCGTGAGCTGATCCGGATCGCGGAGACAGATTCGGATGAGCAGGTGCAGATGAACGCGATCAGGGCGATAGGAGAGCGAATCCCGCTCGACATGGAACGCGTCCAGTACCGGCGATTTTCGTATCAATACGATGCATACACCGTGACGATGGACTATCCGGAGATGCCGGTCGAACAGATCGAAGCCATCCAACTGGAGCTGCGACGGATCGCAGCGGGCCCCAATTTCAATGAGATACAACGGCAATCCGCCATCGGCGCATTGGCCTATCGCAACGATGAGGATGCACTTCTACGGACGATTTTATCGTCAAATGCTCCGGAACGTGTCAAATCCGCCGCCATTCGTGGACTGGCAAAACCCCTCGACAAGCCAGGTTTGTATGTTGACCTGATGCAGGAATTCGGCTCAGAATCGCGGCTATTGAACCGCATGGATGTTGCATCTGAGACGCCGGCGACACAGGATGGCCTGGCGACGGTCCTGGCCTATTTCTCCGACGCATCCATCCCAGGACAGGATCTGGAGGGACTATTTGGACAGTACTTCCAGTATCTTCCCCATCTTGCATCGCCATCTGACTGGCCCGCTCTGAGAAGCCGCGTCCTCCAGGAACGGCAGCAGTACGCATCTGATACGCCCCAGGCCCGCGTGCTGGATCTGGCGCTGGAGCGCCGCGATTGA
- a CDS encoding endonuclease domain-containing protein, with the protein MSPQDLARIRRRRLRKNATPAERVLWEGLRNYRCAGRKFRRQHSIGPFIVDFYCPSARLVVEVEGGIHNDPWRAEYDARRHRYLVQAGYRVIYFSNQKVIHETAAVLAAIATHLAPPGS; encoded by the coding sequence ATGTCTCCCCAGGACCTCGCCCGCATCCGTCGCCGCCGCCTCCGGAAAAACGCCACGCCGGCGGAACGCGTCCTGTGGGAAGGCCTCCGCAACTACCGCTGCGCCGGACGGAAATTCCGCCGGCAGCACTCCATCGGCCCCTTCATCGTCGACTTCTACTGCCCCTCGGCCCGCCTCGTCGTCGAGGTCGAAGGCGGCATCCACAACGACCCGTGGCGCGCGGAATACGACGCACGCCGGCATCGGTATCTCGTACAGGCCGGCTACCGGGTGATCTACTTCAGCAACCAGAAGGTCATCCACGAAACAGCGGCCGTGCTCGCCGCCATCGCGACACATCTCGCCCCGCCGGGATCATAA
- a CDS encoding mechanosensitive ion channel, translating to MKQALLFCALLIGATSCDTAVLPLQRDRAEPATDTLTVDPARIDSLFAELAAISAEIHAIRPPDRDEQFRRHIDSLLTDLDAVRSTFERAVPDAREQVELPWLDIGRIVLSFILLIFAAVPIKGLIWMMDKFADTRDVQRQLSVKKFIPVTRVVLWVIVVYAILHWVLKIDSTGLISAWAGVGVAVGFASQDVLKNIIGGLILIFDKPFQEGDKISVGGTYGTVKSIGLRSTRIVTPDDNLVAVPNAQVVEDQVANANAGEPHCQVVTDLYLPTWVDVMEAKAIAYSAAANSRYVYLDKPIVVNIKDEYQEGFLTHIVVKAYVIRHQYEFALSSDITETAKAEFQRRGMLPRTLDDQAPHAPAADLARGHTPEDGV from the coding sequence ATGAAACAGGCCTTGCTCTTCTGTGCGCTGCTGATCGGAGCGACCTCGTGCGATACCGCCGTCCTACCGCTGCAGCGAGACCGGGCCGAGCCGGCGACCGACACCCTGACCGTCGACCCCGCCCGGATCGACAGCCTCTTCGCGGAACTCGCGGCGATATCCGCCGAGATCCACGCCATCCGCCCGCCGGATCGCGACGAGCAGTTTCGCCGGCACATCGACAGCCTGCTGACCGACCTGGATGCCGTCCGATCCACCTTCGAACGCGCGGTGCCCGACGCCCGGGAACAGGTCGAATTGCCGTGGCTCGACATCGGCCGCATCGTCCTTTCCTTCATCCTGCTCATCTTCGCCGCGGTGCCCATCAAGGGCCTCATCTGGATGATGGACAAGTTCGCGGACACGCGCGACGTCCAGCGCCAGCTCAGCGTCAAGAAATTTATCCCGGTCACCCGCGTCGTGCTGTGGGTGATCGTCGTCTACGCCATCCTGCACTGGGTATTGAAGATCGATAGCACCGGACTGATCAGCGCCTGGGCCGGCGTGGGCGTCGCGGTCGGCTTCGCCTCGCAGGATGTCCTCAAGAACATCATCGGCGGGTTGATTCTCATCTTCGACAAACCGTTTCAGGAAGGAGACAAGATCAGCGTGGGCGGCACCTACGGCACCGTCAAGTCCATCGGACTGCGGTCGACCCGCATCGTAACGCCCGACGACAACCTCGTCGCCGTCCCCAACGCGCAGGTCGTCGAGGACCAGGTCGCCAACGCCAACGCCGGCGAACCCCACTGCCAGGTCGTGACCGACCTGTACCTCCCGACCTGGGTGGATGTCATGGAAGCCAAGGCCATCGCCTACAGCGCGGCCGCCAACTCGCGGTACGTCTATCTCGACAAGCCCATCGTCGTGAATATCAAGGACGAATATCAGGAAGGTTTTCTGACGCACATCGTCGTCAAGGCCTATGTGATCAGGCACCAGTACGAATTCGCGCTGTCGAGCGACATCACCGAGACCGCCAAGGCCGAGTTCCAGCGCAGGGGGATGCTCCCGCGCACGCTCGACGACCAGGCGCCCCACGCGCCGGCCGCCGACCTCGCGCGGGGCCACACCCCGGAGGATGGCGTCTGA
- a CDS encoding RNA polymerase sigma factor RpoD/SigA, whose protein sequence is MYVPRQQRMLDQYLQEIGQIPLLVPEEEVRLARLIKQGDQEALHKLTRANLRFVVSVAKKYQGQGLTLADLINEGNYGLIKAAQRFDETRGFKFISYAVWWIRQAILQALAEQSRVVRLPLNRIGTISKIRKTSARLAQTHERQPNIEELARELDVDVEKVREAMQHTSRHLSMDAPFNEEDDNSLLDVLPDDEDTAPDDSLMDESLKIDIERALSLLHPREAEITRLYFGIGREHPLTLEEIGQRFGLTRERVRQIKEKALRKLRQKHRREELQMHIG, encoded by the coding sequence ATGTACGTTCCTCGCCAGCAACGTATGCTGGACCAGTATCTTCAGGAGATCGGGCAGATCCCTCTGCTCGTTCCCGAAGAGGAAGTCAGGTTAGCGCGTCTGATAAAGCAGGGTGACCAGGAGGCGCTTCACAAGCTGACGCGCGCCAATCTCCGCTTTGTCGTCTCGGTTGCCAAAAAATACCAGGGGCAGGGGCTCACCCTCGCCGACCTGATCAATGAGGGCAACTACGGCCTCATCAAGGCGGCGCAGCGCTTCGACGAGACCCGGGGGTTCAAGTTCATTTCGTACGCCGTATGGTGGATCCGTCAGGCGATTCTCCAGGCCCTCGCAGAGCAAAGCCGCGTCGTGCGCCTTCCGCTGAACCGCATCGGGACCATCTCGAAGATTCGCAAGACGAGCGCCCGCCTGGCTCAGACGCACGAGCGTCAACCCAATATTGAAGAACTGGCCCGCGAACTCGATGTGGACGTCGAAAAGGTGCGCGAGGCCATGCAGCACACCAGCCGGCATCTCTCGATGGACGCTCCGTTCAACGAAGAGGATGACAACAGCCTGCTCGACGTGCTGCCGGACGATGAGGATACGGCGCCCGACGACTCCCTGATGGACGAGTCGCTCAAGATCGATATCGAGCGCGCCCTCAGTCTGCTTCATCCCCGCGAGGCTGAAATTACCCGCCTCTATTTCGGGATCGGCCGCGAACATCCCCTCACCCTCGAGGAAATCGGCCAGCGTTTCGGGCTCACCCGCGAACGCGTGCGCCAGATCAAGGAAAAAGCACTCAGAAAGCTGCGGCAGAAGCATCGCCGCGAAGAGCTTCAGATGCATATTGGATAA
- the folP gene encoding dihydropteroate synthase, producing the protein MIDPFILACCGKTLDCRPGRPEGPVVMGILNVTPDSFSDGGRYTEVDTALARAEAMLREGATVIDVGGESTRPRGKAYGAGAGPVSEADERARIEPVVRALAARFHEAIISIDTYKPSIARAALDAGAHLVNDVTGLRLYPEMADVAAEAGAPLILMHSLGRPGEMPHEHRYADVVEEVFASLRASVAVAERAGVRHLVTDPGFGFGKTPGENAALINRVDRFLDLGRPVLVGISRKSSIAALLDAPETPPEERLYGTLGATAVAVLRGATIVRTHDVRATAEMLRVLTNVMRA; encoded by the coding sequence ATGATTGATCCTTTCATCCTCGCCTGTTGCGGAAAGACGCTCGATTGCCGGCCGGGCCGGCCGGAGGGGCCCGTCGTGATGGGCATCCTGAACGTCACCCCCGATTCGTTTTCGGATGGAGGCCGCTACACGGAGGTCGACACGGCGCTCGCCCGAGCCGAGGCGATGCTGCGCGAGGGGGCGACCGTTATCGACGTCGGCGGCGAATCGACGCGGCCGCGCGGCAAGGCGTACGGCGCCGGCGCCGGCCCGGTCTCGGAAGCTGACGAGCGGGCCCGGATCGAACCTGTCGTCCGCGCGCTGGCCGCGCGCTTCCACGAGGCGATCATCTCGATCGATACCTACAAGCCCTCGATCGCGCGCGCCGCGCTGGATGCCGGCGCGCACCTCGTCAACGACGTCACCGGACTCAGGCTCTATCCCGAGATGGCGGATGTCGCCGCCGAGGCCGGCGCGCCGCTTATCCTGATGCATTCGCTAGGACGCCCCGGCGAAATGCCTCACGAACACCGCTATGCGGATGTGGTGGAAGAAGTTTTTGCCTCGCTCCGGGCATCCGTCGCCGTCGCCGAACGGGCCGGCGTACGGCACCTTGTCACCGACCCCGGCTTCGGATTCGGAAAAACACCCGGTGAAAACGCCGCGCTGATAAATCGGGTGGACCGATTCCTCGACCTCGGCCGGCCCGTCCTCGTGGGCATTTCCCGTAAAAGTTCGATCGCCGCCCTGCTCGATGCCCCGGAAACGCCCCCGGAAGAACGGCTATACGGCACCCTGGGCGCCACCGCCGTCGCCGTACTCCGGGGCGCCACCATCGTTCGCACCCACGACGTCCGGGCCACGGCCGAGATGCTGCGGGTGCTGACGAACGTGATGCGGGCCTGA
- the cdaA gene encoding diadenylate cyclase CdaA, translating into MTLFEWFIPIRIVDLIEIGIVAFILYKLYVLMRGTIAVQIFLGIVALSVVQLIVSWADMTMLRTLFRSINEVFALAVIILFQPEIRRVLFLLGKNNPLAQRFVVSQSQESVISDVISAISEMSKQRIGALIVFERQTGLRNYIETGTPLQATISRDLLIAIFYEKNPLHDGALIIRNQRIEAARCILPVSNSNRLSPLLGLRHRAAVGVTEQTDAFVVVVSEETGHISISKNGELISRLTAEELRSYLTDALA; encoded by the coding sequence GTGACCTTATTCGAGTGGTTCATACCCATCCGCATCGTCGATCTCATTGAGATCGGCATCGTGGCGTTCATCCTGTACAAACTGTATGTACTGATGCGCGGCACGATTGCGGTCCAGATTTTCCTCGGCATCGTCGCCCTCTCCGTCGTGCAACTCATCGTCTCCTGGGCGGACATGACGATGCTGCGCACCCTGTTCCGCTCGATCAACGAAGTGTTCGCCCTGGCCGTCATCATCCTGTTCCAGCCCGAAATCCGTCGCGTCCTGTTTCTCCTCGGCAAGAACAACCCCCTCGCGCAACGGTTCGTCGTTTCTCAAAGCCAGGAATCCGTCATATCGGACGTCATCTCGGCCATCAGCGAGATGAGCAAGCAGCGTATCGGCGCGCTGATCGTCTTTGAACGGCAGACGGGTCTGCGCAACTACATCGAGACCGGCACGCCGCTGCAGGCGACCATCAGTCGCGACCTGCTCATCGCCATCTTCTACGAAAAAAACCCGCTGCACGACGGCGCGCTGATCATCCGCAACCAGCGCATCGAAGCCGCCCGTTGCATCCTGCCCGTCTCCAACAGCAACCGGCTGAGCCCGCTCCTCGGCCTGCGGCACCGCGCCGCGGTGGGCGTCACCGAGCAGACCGACGCCTTCGTGGTGGTGGTCTCCGAAGAAACCGGCCATATCTCGATCTCGAAGAACGGCGAGTTGATCTCGCGTTTGACCGCAGAGGAGCTTCGTTCCTACCTTACCGATGCCCTGGCGTGA